The proteins below come from a single Lates calcarifer isolate ASB-BC8 linkage group LG11, TLL_Latcal_v3, whole genome shotgun sequence genomic window:
- the LOC108881069 gene encoding LOW QUALITY PROTEIN: NLR family CARD domain-containing protein 3-like (The sequence of the model RefSeq protein was modified relative to this genomic sequence to represent the inferred CDS: deleted 1 base in 1 codon), with protein MGSQCSALRGGQIKEGECYKPDQKNNEVSTTVKTGDKSPILQRRSSLQEQGRAMKETTEEQTLRRQEDTSFEKMGYSEKSSALVHEYTVQVNATSPCRSDTRALSGEEKEAHWVDNNRAKLIQKVTSVMQIADQMHQQRIIQQEMYDNIGAAKTSMEQMRVLYRTLTCTKAKSAFFRILQEIEPAIFETEDVIREVIKKHKAYLRKKLSYEFEGTDKNPKAQKSLDRIYTELHIIQGESEHVNKEHEIWEIEDKMRIQTAEGTKIKCNDIFKVHKKEVCHLSNDRGEVRAIRTVMTKGIAGIGKTVSVKKFILDWADGKANQDLDFIFMLPFRELNLVIDKKISLETLVREFHPELKNITVRRILGNHKVLFIFDGLDESQLQLNFKTATRLTDPTKESSVDALVTNLIREHLLPSALVWVTSRPGAVQRIPRQYVHMWTEVRGFNDPQKIEYFRNRVEDKTVAEKIINYITVSRSLYIMCHIPIFCWIAAKVFEYLLLTMDNIQDGSINIPTTLTEMYTYFFIIQMQVSTEKYDNQDEPDTEEIFRSNEEFIFKLGRMAFEHLKENKIIFTANDLKNYGIDIDKAGVHCGLCTEIFKEESVFIRKKLYCFVHLTVQEYFAALFVYRSFACKKIDSLSLKDFLLKGSEEELKYILDVEPVDLPLDELIEISIANSTLRKTGELDIFLRFLIGMSLQSTQELLQGLIQQTEEHSAVIEKIRTSLTEIDLMDCSPDRCLNLIHCLIEMKDTSLHDTVQKYLKPNHGQETQLSPVQCSALASAILMLNTPLDEFDLRKYRPSIRGVFRLLPAVRNCRKARISGVDLDVWICESISSALQMPNSVLTELHLINCVLYLNGTHIFSDGLLNCQANLEALSLTGSGFFCTDCEKLESAIKSLIPNLRELELSGSLYSVLSGELCYPKLEKLRLNRNSATTKICKELVTAFTSNTWCLRELELCYTNFKDSDMEILSAGLMSTNCTLEALRLIHNRLTEEGCQTLASALSSKPSRLREVDLSYNNVQDPGVMALCNALMNPHCGLKTLRLSFCKVTGDGCASLASALRSEHCSLRELDLSFNHLTDQGVELLTEIQRDSRCSLEKLNVGQNEECWFDLKLLRQYACDLTLDLNTAGSTIVLTEENKMATDVKERQPYPDHPDRFNAYQVLCKEGLTGRHYWEVECFSADVGVAYKSIARVSDCSSELSLGTNEKSWCWSREGFFCHNNSRLNFIDCCTHRSTVGVYLDWAAGILSFFNVFPDTLTHLYTVHTTFTEPLHPAFCLDNGSIHLCRIK; from the exons ATGGGGAGTCAGTGCTCTGCACTCAGAGGGGGTCAAATAAAGGAAGGGGAGTGTTACAAACCTGACCAAAAGAACAATGAGGTTTCCACCACAGTGAAAACTGGAGATAAGTCTCCTATCCTCCAGAGACGGTCATCTCTGCAGGAGCAGGGGAGAGCAATGAAGGAGACAACAGAAGAGCAGACTTTAAGGAGGCAGGAAGACACTTCTTTTGAAAAAATGGGTTATAGTGAGAAGAGCAGTGCCTTGGTACATGAGTACACTGTTCAAGTTAATGCCACAAG tCCTTGCCGTTCTGACACACGTGCTCTGAGCGGAGAGGAGAAAG AGGCTCACTGGGTGGACAACAACAGGGCCAAACTCATTCAGAAAGTCACTTCTGTGATGCAAATAGCAGATCAGATGCACCAGCAGCGCATAATCCAACAAGAGATGTATGACAACATTGGGGCTGCTAAAACCAGTATGGAGCAGATGAGGGTGCTCTACAGGACTCTCACGTGTACAAAAGCCAAATCTGCCTTTTTCAGAATCCTCCAGGAAATTGAGCCAGCAATATTTGAAA CAGAGGATGTCATCAGAGAAGtcatcaaaaaacacaaagcatatCTGAGGAAAAAGCTTAGCTATGAGTTTGAAGGCACTGACAAAAATCCCAAGGCTCAAAAATCTCTGGACAGAATTTACACAGAGCTTCACATTATACAGGGAGAAAGTGAACATGTCAATAAAGAACATGAGATTTGGGAGATTGAAGATAAGATGAGGATTCAAACAGCTGAGGGCACAAAAATCAAATGCAATGACATCTTTAAAGTACACAAGAAGGAAGTATGTCATCTGAGCAATGACAGAGGAGAAGTGAGAGCTATCAGAACCGTGATGACAAAGGGAATCGCTGGCATTGGAAAAACTGTGTCTGTAAAGAAGTTCATTCTTGACTGGGCAGAC GGGAAAGCCAATCAGGACTTGGACTTCATCTTTATGCTACCATTCAGGGAGCTAAATCTGGTCATAGATAAGAAAATTAGCCTTGAGACACTTGTGAGAGAATTCCACCCAGAACTTAAGAACATAACAGTTAGAAGAATACTTGGTAACCACaaagttttgttcatttttgatGGCCTTGATGAAAGCCAACTTCAACTGAATTTCAAAACAGCCACAAGATTGACAGATCCCACTAAAGAGTCATCAGTGGATGCTCTGGTGACCAACCTCATCCGGGAACATCTTCTTCCCTCTGCACTTGTCTGGGTAACCTCAAGACCAGGAGCAGTTCAGCGCATCCCTCGTCAGTATGTGCACATGTGGACTGAGGTCAGAGGATTTAATGATCCACAAAAAATAGAGTACTTCAGGAACAGAGTTGAGGACAAGACAGTCGCTGAAAAAATCATTAACTATATTACAGTGTCACGGAGCTTATACATTATGTGTCACATACCTATCTTCTGCTGGATTGCGGCAAAAGTTTTTGAGTATTTGCTGCTTACAATGGACAACATCCAAGATGGAAGCATAAATATACCCACAACTCTTACAGAAATGTACACATACTTCTTTATTATTCAAATGCAGGTATCTACTGAAAAGTATGACAATCAAGATGAGCCAGATACAGAAGAGATCTTCAGGTCGAATGAAGAATTCATATTCAAATTAGGCAGGATGGCATTTGAacatctgaaagaaaacaaaatcatattCACTGCAAATGATCTGAAAAACTATGGCATCGACATAGACAAAGCTGGAGTTCATTGTGGGTTGTGTACTGAGATATTCAAAGAAGAGAGCGTGTTCATCAGAAAGAAACTGTACTGCTTTGTGCATCTGACAGTACAGGAGTATTTTGCTGCTCTCTTTGTGTACCGCAgttttgcatgtaaaaaaaTCGACTCTCTAAGCCTCAAGGATTTCCTGTTAAAAGGGTCTGAGGAAGAGTTGAAGTATATCTTGGATGTAGAGCCAGTTGATCTACCTTTGGATGAGCTGATCGAAATTTCAATAGCTAATTCAActctgagaaaaacaggagaacTGGATATATTCCTTCGGTTCCTAATTGGCATGTCTCTACAATCAACACAAGAACTGCTTCAAGGCCTGATTCAGCAGACAGAGGAACACTCTGCAGTTATTGAGAAAATTAGGACAAGTCTAACAGAGATAGATTTAATGGACTGTTCACCTGACAGATGTCTGAACCTTATCCACTGCCTGATTGAGATGAAAGACACTTCCCTACATGACACTGTGCAGAAGTATCTTAAACCCAATCATGGTCAAGAAACACAGCTCTCCCCTGTtcagtgctcagctctggccAGCGCAATTCTAATGTTAAATACGCCTCTAGATGAATTCGACCTGAGGAAATACAGACCATCAATAAGAGGTGTTTTTAGGCTTCTACCGgctgtgaggaactgcagaaAAGCAAG AATTTCAGGGGTGGATCTCGATGTTTGGATTTGTGAATCTATCTCCTCAGCTCTTCAAATGCCAAACTCTGTGCTAACTGAACTGCACCTGATAAACTGTGTGCTGTATTTAAATGGTACACACATCTTCAGCGATGGCCTGCTAAACTGTCAGGCTAATCTAGAAGCTCTCAG TCTCACCGGTTCAGGATTCTTTTGCACAGACTGTGAAAAGTTGGAATCAGCTATCAAATCACTCATCCCAAATCTAAGAGAACTGGAGCTGAGCGGCTCATTGTACTCTGTGCTGTCTGGTGAGCTTTGCTACCCTAAACTGGAGAAGCTCAG ACTGAACCGAAATAGTGCAACTACAAAAATCTGTAAGGAGTTGGTAACAGCATTCACATCCAACACATGGTGTCTGCGAGAGCTGGAACTATGTTACACCAATTTTAAAGATTCAGACATGGAGATCCTCTCAGCTGGGTTGATGAGCACAAACTGTACATTGGAGGCACTGAG GCTCATCCATAACAGACTTACTGAGGAGGGCTGTCAGACGTTGGCCTCAGCACTCAGCTCTAAACCTTCGCGTTTAAGAGAGgtggacctgagctacaataATGTGCAGGACCCAGGAGTGATGGCACTGTGTAATGCACTGATGAACCCGCACTGTGGTTTGAAAACACTAAG GCTGTCATTCTGTAAAGTGACAGGAGATGGATGTGCCTCTCTGGCCTCTGCTCTGAGGTCTGAGCACTGCAGCCTCAgggagctggacctgagcttTAATCACCTCACAGATCAAGGAGTCGAGCTGCTGACTGAAATACAGAGGGATTCACGCTGCAGTCTAGAGAAACTCAA TGTGGGCCAAAATGAAGAATGCTGGTTTGACTTGAAGCTACTGAGACAGT ATGCCTGTGATCTGACACTGGACCTCAACACAGCAGGCTCGACTATAGTTTTGACAGAGGAGAACAAAATGGCAACAGATGTTAAGGAGAGGCAGccatatcctgatcatccagacagatttaACGCCTATCAGGTGCTATGTAAAGAGGGTTTGACAGGTCGGCATTACTGGGAGGTTGAGTGTTTTTCAGCTGATGTGGGGGTGGCATATAAAAGTATAGCCAGGGTGTCAGACTGCTCAAGTGAACTATCTCTGGGAACAAATGAAAAGTCTTGGTGTTGGTCTAGGGAAGGGTTCTTTTGTCATAACAATTCCCGTCTAAATTTCATTGACTGTTGTACACACAGAAGCACGGTGGGAGTGTATCTGGACTGGGCAGCAggtattttgtccttttttaacGTTTTTCCTGATACACTCACCCACCTGTACACTGTCCACACAACTTTCACTGAACCACTCCATCCTGCTTTCTGTCTGGACAATGGATCAATTCACCTCTGTAGaataaagtaa
- the atf7ip2 gene encoding activating transcription factor 7-interacting protein 2 isoform X1 — translation MEEDHKTPARDKVKHLAKPRKRKRASQKPTSHSVNETRVYLGQMFQKWRALKEAKGLRSDAEVALFLLDEMNTPSPTSSSSGASGERIKISQSEVQKLIEQEVHSAVKKNESKLQTLVETIEKCDRRVDFERSIRKLEAQMNIVAKRAEAAFAYMKKSPQDRHIIRIESDDETSGTMSPKDIKSRKCRDKSGRFLQEMERTKNAIKKMRADNEALTAAIANLREEQPPSVLVPYGSAGPKGCVEVVNREPENEHQQENNIGELKQLKSKDQTVKVECLSPGSTSAPKHTDSEEDRLVYPPLPATIFPSVLSMEAASYNIPQTPEVHLALIRDPAGLSVLWKVKEEDPSAPPMDSYSIYMTTEKVKGSGVFPNWKMLGEVRAFDLPMCVMIAKYKPGHKVCVAVVGKDKFGRYGPYSKVVTAAIPD, via the exons ATGGAAGAGGATCATAAAACACCAGCTCGAGACAAAGTAAAGCACCTCGCCAAGCCCAGGAAACGAAAACGTGCGTCTCAGAAGCCCACGTCACATTCAGTGAATGAAACTCGAGTGTACCTTGGACAGATGTTTCAAAAATGGCGTGCACTGAAAGAAGCAAAAGGATTGAGATCTGATGCAGAAGTGGCCCTGTTTCTTCTGGATGA AATGAACACGCCCTCCCCAACATCATCTTCCTCTGGGGCCAGTGGCGAAAGGATAAAAATTTCTCAGTCTGAG GTGCAGAAACTAATTGAGCAGGAGGTTCacagtgctgtgaaaaaaaatgaaagcaagcTGCAGACTTTAGTAGAAACCATTGAAAAGTGTGATCGCAGAGTTGACTTTGAAAGATCCATCAGGAAACTGGAG GCTCAAATGAACATCGTAgcaaagagagcagaggcagcTTTTGCCTACATGAAAAAG AGTCCACAGGATAGACACATCATAAG GATAGAATCGGATGATGAAACTTCGGGAACCATGTCACCCA aagaCATAAAGAGCAGGAAATGCAGAGACAAGAGTGGAAGGTTCTTGCAAGAGATg gaaagaacaaaaaatgcaataaagaAAATGCGAGCGGATAATGAAG CTTTGACGGCTGCCATAGCCAATTTAAGAGAAGAGCAACCTCCTTCAGTTCTTGTTCCTTATGGCTCCGCTGGGCCTAAG GGATGCGTCGAGGTCGTAAATAGAGAGCCAGAAAATGAGCatcaacaagaaaacaatatTGGGGAGTTGAAGCAGTTAAAGTCAAAGGATCAGACTGTGAAAGTAGAGTGTCTCTCTCCTGGCAGTACTAGTGCTCCCAAGCACACAGACTCAGAAGAG GACAGGCTTGTGTATCCTCCTCTTCCCGCCACCATTTTCCCCTCCGTCCTGAGCATGGAAGCGGCCTCATACAACATCCCCCAGACCCCAGAAGTACATCTGGCCCTCATCAGGGACCCTGCTGGCCTCTCTGTGCTCTGGAAGGTGAAGGAGGAAGATCCCTCTGCGCCGCCCATGGATAGTTATAG CATCTACATGACTACGGAAAAGGTTAAGGGTAGCGGCGTCTTCCCAAACTGGAAGATGCTCGGTGAAGTGAGGGCCTTCGATCTGCCCATGTGTGTGATGATCGCAAAGTACAAACCTGGCCACAAGGTGTGTGTCGCCGTGGTGGGCAAGGACAAGTTTGGCCGGTATGGGCCCTACAGTAAAGTTGTGACTGCAGCCATACCTGACTAG
- the atf7ip2 gene encoding uncharacterized protein atf7ip2 isoform X2 has product MEEDHKTPARDKVKHLAKPRKRKRASQKPTSHSVNETRVYLGQMFQKWRALKEAKGLRSDAEVALFLLDEMNTPSPTSSSSGASGERIKISQSEVQKLIEQEVHSAVKKNESKLQTLVETIEKCDRRVDFERSIRKLEAQMNIVAKRAEAAFAYMKKSPQDRHIIRIESDDETSGTMSPKDIKSRKCRDKSGRFLQEMERTKNAIKKMRADNEALTAAIANLREEQPPSVLVPYGSAGPKGCVEVVNREPENEHQQENNIGELKQLKSKDQTVKVECLSPGSTSAPKHTDSEEACVSSSSRHHFPLRPEHGSGLIQHPPDPRSTSGPHQGPCWPLCALEGEGGRSLCAAHG; this is encoded by the exons ATGGAAGAGGATCATAAAACACCAGCTCGAGACAAAGTAAAGCACCTCGCCAAGCCCAGGAAACGAAAACGTGCGTCTCAGAAGCCCACGTCACATTCAGTGAATGAAACTCGAGTGTACCTTGGACAGATGTTTCAAAAATGGCGTGCACTGAAAGAAGCAAAAGGATTGAGATCTGATGCAGAAGTGGCCCTGTTTCTTCTGGATGA AATGAACACGCCCTCCCCAACATCATCTTCCTCTGGGGCCAGTGGCGAAAGGATAAAAATTTCTCAGTCTGAG GTGCAGAAACTAATTGAGCAGGAGGTTCacagtgctgtgaaaaaaaatgaaagcaagcTGCAGACTTTAGTAGAAACCATTGAAAAGTGTGATCGCAGAGTTGACTTTGAAAGATCCATCAGGAAACTGGAG GCTCAAATGAACATCGTAgcaaagagagcagaggcagcTTTTGCCTACATGAAAAAG AGTCCACAGGATAGACACATCATAAG GATAGAATCGGATGATGAAACTTCGGGAACCATGTCACCCA aagaCATAAAGAGCAGGAAATGCAGAGACAAGAGTGGAAGGTTCTTGCAAGAGATg gaaagaacaaaaaatgcaataaagaAAATGCGAGCGGATAATGAAG CTTTGACGGCTGCCATAGCCAATTTAAGAGAAGAGCAACCTCCTTCAGTTCTTGTTCCTTATGGCTCCGCTGGGCCTAAG GGATGCGTCGAGGTCGTAAATAGAGAGCCAGAAAATGAGCatcaacaagaaaacaatatTGGGGAGTTGAAGCAGTTAAAGTCAAAGGATCAGACTGTGAAAGTAGAGTGTCTCTCTCCTGGCAGTACTAGTGCTCCCAAGCACACAGACTCAGAAGAG GCTTGTGTATCCTCCTCTTCCCGCCACCATTTTCCCCTCCGTCCTGAGCATGGAAGCGGCCTCATACAACATCCCCCAGACCCCAGAAGTACATCTGGCCCTCATCAGGGACCCTGCTGGCCTCTCTGTGCTCTGGAAGGTGAAGGAGGAAGATCCCTCTGCGCCGCCCATGGATAG
- the emp2 gene encoding epithelial membrane protein 2, with protein sequence MLIILAFIILFHLAAVILLFVATIHNAWWVVSPPGREVIYTDLWYSCNVTCYPVESSHTTEAAYLQAVQATMILATILCCVSFFVFILQLFRIKQGERFVFTAIIQLLASLCVMIAASIYTAQKETFHVPSLREGSYGSSYVVAWISFPVTLISGLMYLVLRKRK encoded by the exons ATGTTGATCATCTTAGccttcatcatcctcttccATCTGGCTGCAGTCATCCTGCTCTTTGTTGCAACCATTCACAAT GCATGGTGGGTGGTGTCGCCACCTGGACGTGAAGTGATCTACACTGACCTGTGGTACTCCTGTAACGTTACCTGCTACCCTGTGGAGAGCAGCCATACCACTGAAGCAG cctACCTACAGGCGGTCCAAGCTACTATGATCCTGGCCACCATTTTATGTTGCGTCAGCTTCTTTGTCTTCATCCTTCAGCTCTTCAGGAtcaaacagggagagagattCGTTTTCACCGCTATTATCCAGCTATTGGCCT CTCTATGTGTGATGATCGCAGCGTCTATCTACACGGCTCAGAAAGAGACCTTTCATGTGCCAAGTCTTCGGGAGGGCTCCTATGGCTCCTCTTATGTTGTGGCCTGGATCAGCTTCCCTGTGACTCTCATCAGTGGCCTCATGTACCTGGTGCTCAGGAAGCGCAAATAG